A window of Haloarchaeobius litoreus contains these coding sequences:
- a CDS encoding DUF7835 family putative zinc beta-ribbon protein, whose amino-acid sequence MATTDNSIDGRTEHCDSCGSDTIHQVSVQLVTESTKKENSQFSREPYRVTECQQCGTRESQRMNNA is encoded by the coding sequence ATGGCGACGACTGACAACTCAATCGACGGGCGGACCGAACACTGTGACAGCTGCGGCAGCGACACCATCCACCAGGTGTCCGTCCAGCTCGTCACGGAGAGCACGAAGAAAGAGAACTCCCAGTTCTCCCGGGAACCCTACCGCGTCACGGAGTGCCAGCAGTGCGGGACCCGCGAGAGCCAGCGCATGAACAACGCCTGA